In 'Nostoc azollae' 0708, the following are encoded in one genomic region:
- the trpB gene encoding tryptophan synthase subunit beta, translated as MTTTPLFRNLPQTASVPDILGRFGPFGGKYVPETLMPALAELETAYQQYRNEPSFQAELQGLLRDYVGRATPLYFAERLTAYYARPDGTGAQIYLKREDLNHTGAHKINNAIGQVLLAKRMGKQRIIAETGAGQHGVATATVCARFGLECVIYMGVHDMERQALNVFRMRLMAAEVRPVSAGTGTLKDATSEAIRDWVTNVESTHYILGSVAGPHPYPMMVRDFHAVIGEETRAQAQEKWGGLPDILMACVGGGSNAMGLFHEFVKEPYVQLIGVEAAGEGVNTGKHAATLTKGQVGVLHGAMSYLLQDDDGQVIEPHSISAGLDYPGVGPEHSYMKDIGRAEYYSVTDAEALEAFQRLSKLEGIIPALETAHAIAYLETLCPQVSGSPRIIINCSGRGDKDVQTVAKFLTPQ; from the coding sequence GTGACTACTACACCCCTTTTCCGCAACTTGCCACAAACTGCTTCAGTTCCCGATATCTTGGGACGCTTTGGCCCCTTTGGTGGTAAATATGTTCCTGAAACTTTGATGCCTGCTTTAGCTGAACTGGAAACAGCGTATCAGCAATACCGCAATGAACCTAGTTTTCAGGCAGAATTACAAGGTTTGCTGCGAGATTACGTAGGACGTGCGACACCTTTATACTTTGCTGAACGTCTTACAGCCTATTATGCTCGTCCTGATGGCACAGGAGCGCAAATTTACTTAAAACGTGAAGATTTAAATCATACTGGGGCTCATAAAATTAATAATGCCATTGGTCAAGTATTGTTGGCAAAGCGCATGGGTAAACAGCGGATTATTGCCGAAACTGGTGCAGGACAACATGGTGTAGCGACGGCGACGGTTTGCGCTCGTTTCGGGTTGGAATGTGTAATTTATATGGGTGTTCACGATATGGAACGCCAAGCTTTAAATGTATTTAGAATGCGGCTGATGGCGGCTGAAGTTCGTCCTGTGTCTGCGGGTACGGGAACTCTCAAAGATGCGACTTCTGAAGCTATCCGCGACTGGGTGACAAATGTGGAAAGCACCCACTACATTCTGGGTTCTGTAGCTGGACCCCATCCTTACCCAATGATGGTACGTGATTTTCATGCGGTTATTGGTGAAGAAACTCGCGCTCAAGCTCAGGAAAAATGGGGCGGTTTACCTGATATTCTGATGGCTTGTGTGGGTGGTGGTTCTAATGCTATGGGACTATTTCACGAGTTTGTTAAAGAGCCATATGTGCAGTTAATTGGTGTGGAAGCTGCTGGTGAAGGTGTGAATACTGGCAAACACGCGGCTACTTTGACAAAAGGACAAGTTGGTGTATTACATGGCGCGATGAGTTATCTGTTGCAAGATGATGACGGACAAGTAATTGAGCCACACTCGATTAGTGCAGGTTTGGATTATCCTGGTGTGGGTCCAGAACACAGCTATATGAAGGATATTGGCCGGGCTGAATATTATAGTGTGACAGATGCTGAGGCTTTGGAGGCATTTCAACGCCTATCGAAGCTAGAAGGAATTATACCAGCATTGGAAACTGCTCATGCGATCGCTTATTTAGAAACTTTGTGTCCTCAAGTTAGTGGTAGTCCTCGTATTATTATTAACTGTTCTGGACGAGGTGATAAGGATGTGCAAACAGTAGCAAAATTTTTAACTCCTCAGTAA